The Shewanella sp. KX20019 genome window below encodes:
- a CDS encoding ABC transporter permease, whose product MIQIQLVNTALSSLRRNLMRSMLTTLGIVIGISAVIIMFALGEGAQKKVEQQIEALGTNLLMVKSSSVSTGGAKGAAGDVQKLTLDDVAALKREIQQIVAAGTSVNAQAQVVWGNENWNTRIEGINLDVLSAHNWEIKAGRTFSEQEMKSAAKVAIIGETVAEELFGIASMAVGETIRINKIPILVVGLLKGKGEDMRGSDLDDTVMLPFSTAVRRVIGGNSKYQDRIKRITVQVDEPSNMDWVAAEIENILKQRHRVADDEPSPVRVMNLSQMMETRAEASQVFSSLLAGVAGVSLLVGGIGVMNIMLVTVTERTREIGLRLAVGAKPADIRNQFLIESVVLCLVGALLGLALSVLALIIAGPLFGWEMVLPTNIMLLSVAGTAVIGIGFGYYPARKAANLDPIEALRYE is encoded by the coding sequence ATGATACAGATACAACTGGTAAATACGGCACTGAGCTCCCTGAGGCGTAATCTCATGCGTAGCATGCTCACCACCCTTGGGATCGTCATCGGTATTAGTGCGGTGATTATAATGTTTGCCCTAGGTGAGGGAGCCCAGAAAAAAGTCGAGCAGCAAATCGAAGCGCTTGGGACAAACTTGCTAATGGTGAAGTCTTCTTCTGTGAGCACTGGGGGGGCGAAGGGCGCGGCGGGTGACGTACAGAAATTGACGTTAGACGATGTTGCGGCTTTAAAGCGTGAGATCCAACAGATTGTAGCCGCAGGTACCTCTGTCAACGCGCAGGCGCAGGTGGTGTGGGGTAATGAAAATTGGAACACCCGCATCGAGGGGATCAACCTTGATGTTCTCAGTGCCCACAATTGGGAAATTAAAGCAGGTAGAACCTTCAGCGAACAGGAGATGAAAAGCGCAGCCAAGGTGGCTATTATCGGCGAAACCGTCGCCGAAGAGTTGTTTGGTATTGCCTCTATGGCGGTCGGTGAAACCATTAGAATTAACAAGATCCCCATACTCGTGGTCGGCCTGTTAAAAGGCAAAGGCGAAGATATGCGCGGCAGTGATTTAGACGATACAGTTATGCTGCCTTTCTCTACTGCGGTGCGCCGAGTGATCGGTGGCAATAGCAAGTATCAAGACCGGATCAAGCGCATTACGGTGCAAGTCGACGAACCCAGTAATATGGATTGGGTCGCCGCTGAGATAGAAAACATCCTTAAACAGCGCCACAGAGTGGCCGATGATGAACCTTCACCTGTTCGCGTGATGAACCTGTCGCAAATGATGGAAACTCGAGCAGAAGCATCTCAGGTATTTAGTTCACTGCTGGCCGGAGTCGCAGGAGTCTCCTTACTGGTGGGCGGTATCGGAGTGATGAACATCATGCTGGTCACCGTCACCGAGCGTACGAGGGAGATTGGCTTGCGACTCGCGGTGGGTGCTAAACCTGCTGATATTCGTAATCAATTCTTAATTGAGAGTGTGGTGCTGTGTTTAGTTGGCGCTTTACTGGGCCTTGCCTTATCTGTGTTAGCCCTTATTATTGCTGGCCCTCTCTTTGGTTGGGAGATGGTGTTGCCGACCAATATTATGTTGTTGTCGGTAGCGGGTACAGCAGTGATTGGTATTGGCTTTGGCTATTACCCAGCTCGCAAAGCCGCCAACTTAGATCCTATTGAAGCGTTAAGGTATGAGTAA
- a CDS encoding ABC transporter ATP-binding protein yields MSIALSCQGLSHSFPMAGEALTVLDNINLQIKTGEMLAIMGPSGSGKSTLMNLLGCLMTPVKGRLTVLGQQTAGMSREQLAALRSQHIGFVFQQFNLLARTSAQDNVQMPLMYNLDPARNDEQRALHCLDMVGLGDRAGHTPSQLSGGQQQRVAIARALVNQPKILLADEPTGALDTKTGKEIMALFKELNSSGITVILVTHEPEIAAYADRTIMVRDGKVENAA; encoded by the coding sequence ATGAGTATTGCTCTCAGTTGTCAGGGTTTAAGCCATAGTTTCCCCATGGCAGGGGAAGCATTAACCGTGCTAGATAATATTAATTTACAGATCAAAACTGGTGAGATGTTGGCCATTATGGGGCCGTCGGGATCTGGCAAGTCTACTCTAATGAACCTACTCGGCTGCTTAATGACCCCGGTAAAGGGTCGCCTTACTGTGCTGGGCCAGCAGACGGCTGGCATGAGTCGGGAGCAGTTGGCAGCGTTGCGCAGTCAGCACATCGGCTTTGTTTTCCAGCAGTTTAATTTGCTGGCACGGACCTCGGCGCAGGACAATGTCCAGATGCCATTGATGTATAACCTCGATCCGGCTCGAAATGATGAGCAACGAGCTCTGCATTGCCTAGATATGGTGGGACTCGGTGATAGAGCGGGCCATACACCGAGCCAATTATCTGGGGGGCAACAACAGCGTGTCGCCATTGCTCGTGCACTGGTGAATCAACCCAAAATATTATTGGCTGACGAACCAACGGGAGCGTTAGATACTAAGACGGGTAAGGAGATCATGGCACTGTTTAAAGAGCTCAACAGCAGCGGTATCACCGTTATTCTAGTCACCCATGAACCAGAGATAGCCGCGTACGCCGACCGAACGATTATGGTGCGGGACGGTAAAGTGGAGAACGCCGCATGA
- a CDS encoding efflux RND transporter periplasmic adaptor subunit — protein MNKFIIAATALIFSAFWYFTPAESNQVEFQYQTQVLATGDIQKTVGATGALAAVDDLVVGSQLSGQITELLVDFNDKVEKGQLLARIDPRTFSAKVEQYQAQIANIDASMKLQQVVISKAKLSASLALRDLVRGQGLVASNNISAEELDQLKTAAAISDLDVLKAKAELDALTASKASTLAQLLQAQIELDRTEIRAPISGIVINRTIEAGQTVASSYNTPELFVIAKDLSQMEIEAYVDESDIGFITSGQRVDFAVDAYPLAKFFGKVRQIRQYPETDSGVVTYTVIISAPNPRGQLLPGMTADLTVRIDTARNVVRVPNSAIRIAARQASLKSSNERSGKQSMGKMSELMDQLELTDLQRQQVAAARPDKGADPMARNREQARQRLDRALKQILTSEQQQLLKALRSGQVKSGYVMILEESEPKLMQVQLGLSDDQFTQIEGTALVGKAVVTQIQQVKL, from the coding sequence ATGAACAAGTTTATTATTGCCGCCACAGCACTGATCTTTTCTGCTTTTTGGTACTTTACCCCTGCCGAGAGCAATCAAGTTGAGTTTCAATATCAGACGCAAGTACTGGCGACTGGAGACATCCAGAAAACGGTGGGAGCAACGGGGGCTCTCGCGGCGGTCGATGATTTGGTGGTGGGGTCGCAGCTCTCGGGGCAGATCACTGAGCTGCTGGTGGATTTCAACGATAAAGTGGAGAAAGGGCAGTTATTGGCTCGGATTGACCCACGCACCTTTAGTGCGAAAGTCGAACAATATCAGGCTCAAATAGCCAACATAGATGCCAGCATGAAACTACAGCAAGTCGTTATCAGTAAGGCAAAGCTTAGCGCTAGTCTCGCTCTACGGGATCTGGTTCGCGGTCAAGGGTTAGTCGCCAGCAACAATATCTCTGCAGAGGAGCTAGATCAGCTTAAGACTGCTGCGGCAATCAGCGATCTCGACGTATTAAAAGCCAAAGCCGAGCTAGATGCCTTGACAGCCAGCAAGGCAAGCACGTTGGCGCAGTTGCTGCAGGCGCAAATTGAACTAGACAGAACCGAAATTCGCGCCCCTATTAGTGGGATTGTTATTAACCGCACCATAGAAGCCGGTCAAACCGTGGCTTCGAGCTACAACACTCCAGAGCTTTTTGTCATCGCTAAAGATCTATCGCAGATGGAGATTGAAGCCTATGTCGATGAATCTGACATCGGTTTTATTACTAGCGGCCAGCGGGTGGATTTCGCTGTCGATGCCTACCCGCTGGCGAAATTTTTCGGCAAAGTTCGCCAAATCCGCCAATACCCTGAAACCGATTCAGGGGTGGTGACCTATACGGTGATTATCAGCGCCCCGAACCCAAGAGGCCAGCTCTTACCCGGAATGACGGCCGATCTTACGGTCCGGATTGATACCGCAAGAAATGTGGTACGAGTGCCGAACTCTGCTATTCGCATTGCTGCTCGACAAGCTAGCCTCAAATCCTCAAATGAACGCAGTGGTAAGCAATCTATGGGAAAGATGAGCGAGTTAATGGATCAACTGGAGTTAACCGATTTGCAACGTCAGCAGGTGGCAGCTGCTCGCCCAGATAAAGGAGCTGACCCTATGGCTCGTAATAGAGAGCAGGCTCGCCAACGGCTAGATCGAGCATTGAAGCAGATCCTCACTTCAGAGCAACAGCAATTATTGAAGGCTTTACGCAGCGGACAGGTTAAATCCGGTTACGTGATGATCCTAGAGGAGAGTGAGCCAAAGTTGATGCAAGTGCAATTGGGTCTTAGCGATGATCAATTTACTCAAATTGAAGGTACAGCATTAGTGGGTAAAGCGGTGGTTACCCAGATCCAGCAGGTGAAGCTATGA
- a CDS encoding methyl-accepting chemotaxis protein, which produces MKFVHKIVISASLILILSLGGLSSYQYFQVKQQINDQVSQSVAELADSMKNNIEAVMAEKSDLTRFAASLFESELSDENFQKVLGQPVIKEHFILAGMGLESGHFIGNESSWQPQNYDPRKRMWYQEVKKQGRQLFTEPYADATTGEILVSAAAPLYKNGEFQGAMFADISLKTLADISNTANLFGAGYAFIVGNNGDFIAYPDATKNGRPMGLVFGGQLDVTQDISHIEIDGKMHTVIFNPLSGLDWSLGIVLDEQVIYAAADKLRGDAIFYSLLALVLATLLMAGFIRHLMKPLDVLNEAMKDVASGEGDLTRRLSTDSDVEFASLASSFNSFVIKLQDLIQQVKVIGGEVANGTEMTAEGAKSASRAMGEQTQEVEQLATAMHEMAVTASEVAGNAQSAAFAVQQADAAVSDGASAVNQTTDSIDHLSEQIMQASAAVKELEADTVSIESILGVINEIAGQTNLLALNAAIEAARAGESGRGFAVVADEVRSLAARTQESTSEIKEKIEKLQSGVAAVVNVMDESRGTTQTTVEKALMANDTLKEIRKSIQDITDMNLQIASAAEEQSQVAEEMNKNTSNIKDLTVEVADNAEQANAAMVTQMKQVKHQESLLNQFIV; this is translated from the coding sequence ATGAAGTTTGTCCATAAAATCGTTATAAGTGCCAGTCTGATCTTGATCTTGTCACTAGGAGGTTTGTCTAGCTACCAGTACTTCCAAGTTAAACAACAGATAAATGACCAAGTGAGTCAGAGTGTGGCTGAATTAGCTGACTCGATGAAAAACAACATTGAGGCTGTTATGGCCGAGAAGTCAGACCTTACTCGCTTTGCGGCTTCGCTATTTGAATCTGAACTTTCTGATGAAAATTTTCAAAAAGTGTTGGGGCAACCTGTTATCAAAGAGCATTTTATCTTAGCGGGTATGGGGCTTGAGTCAGGGCATTTCATCGGTAATGAATCTAGCTGGCAACCGCAAAACTATGATCCTCGTAAAAGAATGTGGTACCAAGAGGTGAAGAAACAAGGCCGGCAGTTATTTACTGAGCCTTATGCGGACGCTACCACTGGAGAGATCTTAGTATCTGCAGCGGCACCTTTATATAAAAATGGTGAGTTTCAAGGGGCAATGTTTGCTGATATTAGCCTCAAAACCTTAGCGGATATTAGCAATACAGCGAATTTATTTGGTGCAGGCTACGCTTTTATTGTGGGCAATAATGGTGATTTTATAGCGTACCCGGATGCGACTAAGAATGGACGTCCTATGGGGTTGGTGTTTGGTGGCCAGCTAGATGTGACTCAAGATATCAGCCATATCGAGATCGATGGTAAAATGCATACTGTTATTTTCAATCCTTTATCAGGCTTGGATTGGAGCCTGGGCATTGTGCTTGATGAGCAGGTTATCTATGCCGCTGCTGATAAACTGCGCGGTGATGCTATTTTCTATTCCTTATTGGCACTCGTTTTGGCTACATTGCTGATGGCTGGATTTATTAGACATCTGATGAAACCATTGGATGTATTGAATGAGGCAATGAAAGATGTTGCATCTGGCGAAGGGGATCTGACACGACGTTTGAGCACTGACTCAGATGTAGAGTTTGCTAGTTTAGCCAGTAGCTTTAATAGTTTTGTCATCAAGCTTCAAGATCTGATCCAGCAAGTTAAAGTGATTGGCGGCGAAGTTGCAAATGGGACGGAAATGACGGCCGAAGGCGCAAAATCAGCTTCTCGAGCTATGGGTGAACAGACCCAGGAAGTTGAGCAGCTTGCAACTGCTATGCATGAAATGGCGGTAACAGCATCCGAAGTTGCGGGCAACGCACAGAGTGCGGCTTTTGCTGTTCAACAGGCTGATGCGGCAGTTAGCGACGGTGCATCTGCTGTGAATCAAACGACGGATTCTATCGACCACCTGTCAGAACAAATTATGCAAGCCAGTGCAGCTGTAAAAGAGCTAGAAGCAGATACTGTTAGCATTGAATCTATCCTCGGTGTCATCAATGAAATTGCAGGGCAGACAAACTTATTGGCTCTGAATGCGGCAATTGAGGCTGCCAGAGCTGGCGAGTCAGGGCGAGGTTTTGCAGTCGTTGCTGATGAGGTTCGTAGCTTGGCTGCGCGTACCCAAGAGTCTACATCGGAAATTAAAGAGAAAATTGAGAAGTTACAGTCGGGAGTTGCAGCGGTCGTTAATGTGATGGATGAGAGTCGTGGGACAACCCAAACCACGGTAGAAAAGGCATTGATGGCAAATGACACCCTGAAAGAGATACGCAAGAGTATTCAGGATATTACCGACATGAACCTTCAAATCGCTAGCGCTGCAGAGGAGCAAAGTCAGGTTGCGGAAGAGATGAATAAGAATACGTCAAACATTAAGGATCTTACTGTGGAAGTTGCTGATAACGCTGAGCAAGCTAATGCAGCTATGGTGACTCAAATGAAACAGGTCAAGCACCAGGAATCCTTGCTGAATCAGTTTATTGTTTAG
- a CDS encoding zinc ribbon-containing protein, giving the protein MSEQSTELLSLYEALIHQIKAQYSDDNSLTVKSLYSQTQTCKEYLAIKQQAKAEELALVEQFLKRDIASFLQEKNAKDLSHSPTMITVENTLWHWLSEITDRSQVEWHEVAQDFKHHGYYESGEIVGQGTMVCTACGHESKIEFPQVLSGCTQCDNDEFTREALAP; this is encoded by the coding sequence ATGAGTGAACAAAGTACTGAGCTACTTTCGCTTTACGAGGCACTTATTCATCAAATTAAAGCGCAATACAGTGATGATAACTCTTTGACAGTAAAGAGTTTATATAGTCAGACTCAGACCTGTAAAGAATACTTGGCTATTAAACAGCAAGCAAAGGCTGAAGAGCTAGCTTTAGTTGAACAATTTTTAAAACGTGATATTGCCAGTTTTTTACAAGAGAAAAATGCTAAAGATCTAAGCCATAGCCCCACAATGATCACAGTTGAAAATACGTTATGGCATTGGTTGAGTGAAATTACCGACCGCAGTCAGGTCGAGTGGCATGAAGTAGCACAAGATTTTAAGCATCACGGCTATTACGAGTCTGGTGAAATAGTCGGGCAAGGGACCATGGTATGCACTGCCTGTGGCCATGAATCGAAAATCGAGTTCCCTCAAGTTTTGTCTGGTTGCACCCAGTGTGATAACGACGAGTTTACCCGTGAAGCGTTAGCGCCTTAG